The Vicia villosa cultivar HV-30 ecotype Madison, WI linkage group LG1, Vvil1.0, whole genome shotgun sequence genome includes a region encoding these proteins:
- the LOC131624234 gene encoding cell number regulator 5-like, with protein sequence MGDLEKQQEKVMVLEEGRKDEEGEEKERLLEGMAVLDFDMLCSSVALQTANGTWGKLGGGGEDGEHRGEEFGGVLRMWEGELLDCFEHRRIALESACCPCYRFGKNMKRAGLGSCYIQAFVYLVLAICALFNFIAFTVTRHHYFLYLAVTFIVTGGAYLGFYRTRMRKKFNIKGSDSLVDDCAYHFVCPCCTLCQESRTLEINNVQDGTWHGRGDTICIGGIRNGSKPLSMLIPPPIESIKLTDENFTL encoded by the exons ATGGGGGATTTGGAGAAGCAGCAAGAGAAGGTGATGGTGTTGGAGGAAGGAAGGAAAGATGAAGAAGGTGAGGAGAAGGAGAGGCTTTTGGAGGGTATGGCTGTTTTGGATTTTGATATGCTTTGTTCATCTGTTGCTTTGCAGACTGCAAATGGAACTTGGGGGAAGCTTGGTGGTGGTGGTGAGGATGGTGAACATCGTGGTGAGGAGTTTGGTGGGGTTTTGAGGATGTGGGAAGGGGAACTTCTTGATTGCTTCGAACATCGGCGAATCGCTCTTGAATCTGCATG TTGTCCCTGCTACCGATTCGGGAAGAACATGAAGCGAGCTGGTCTTGGTTCTTGCTATATCCAG GCATTTGTGTATCTTGTTCTTGCCATCTGCGCTCTTTTCAACTTCATAGCCTTTACCGTCACGAGACATCACTACTTTCTATACCTGGCAGTCACCTTCATCGTTACCGGTGGAGCATATCTAGGATTCTATCGAACTCGTATGCGAAAGAAATTCAACATCAAG GGTAGCGATAGTTTGGTGGACGATTGTGCTTACCATTTTGTCTGTCCTTGTTGCACACTGTGTCAG GAGTCAAGAACACTGGAGATTAACAACGTTCAAGACGGCACTTGGCACGGCCGGGGTGACACCATATGCATAGGCGGCATCAGAAACGGAAGCAAACCACTCTCCATGCTGATACCTCCCCCTATCGAGTCCATCAAGCTTACTGATGAAAATTTTACCTTATAG